One Blattabacterium cuenoti genomic window carries:
- the dnaK gene encoding molecular chaperone DnaK, with protein sequence MSKIIGIDLGTTNSCVAVMEITDPVVIPNSEGKRTTPSIVAFVEGGERKIGDPAKRQAVTNPQKTIFSIKRFMGRMYSEVTEELKHIPYKVIKGGNNTPRVDIEKRLYAPQEISAMILQKMKKTAEDYLGKEVNRAVITVPAYFNDAQRQATKEAGEIAGLKVERIINEPTAAALAYGLDKSNQNKKIAVYDLGGGTFDVSILELGDGVFEVLSTNGDTHLGGDDFDQVIINHLADEFKYKEGLDLRKDPMALQRLKEASEKAKIELSSSNQTEINLPYITATESGPKHLVLTLTRSKFEQLSEKLIRRSINPCSKALKDANLTTQNIDEVILVGGSTRIPKVQEEVEKFFGKKPSKGVNPDEVVAIGAAIQGGVLTGDVQNVLLLDVTPLSLGIETLGGVFTKLIESNTTIPTKKSEVFSTASDNQSAVTIRVGQGERPMFNDNKEIGRFDLVDIPPAPRGIPQIEVTFDIDANGILNVSAKDKGTGKEQSIRIETSSGLNQEEIEKMKKEAKENAQKDEKVKKEIEKLNAADNQIFQSEKQLKDYGEKLSENNKKNIKDSIEKLKEAHSKKDFSSIDNYMKKLNEAWTNASKEIYNTENIKNKNNNQSNKKENEEKSNKGNENVQDVDYEEVK encoded by the coding sequence ATGAGTAAAATTATAGGTATAGATTTAGGTACAACAAATTCTTGTGTAGCCGTTATGGAAATTACTGATCCTGTTGTAATTCCGAATTCAGAAGGAAAAAGAACAACTCCGTCTATAGTAGCTTTTGTTGAAGGAGGAGAGAGAAAAATAGGAGATCCCGCTAAAAGACAAGCGGTTACCAATCCCCAAAAAACCATTTTTTCAATAAAAAGATTTATGGGAAGAATGTATTCAGAAGTCACTGAAGAATTAAAACATATTCCTTACAAAGTTATAAAAGGAGGGAACAACACTCCTAGAGTTGATATAGAAAAAAGATTATATGCTCCTCAAGAAATATCTGCAATGATTTTACAAAAAATGAAAAAAACGGCTGAAGATTATCTGGGGAAAGAAGTTAATAGAGCTGTAATTACTGTCCCAGCTTATTTTAATGATGCACAAAGACAAGCGACCAAAGAAGCTGGAGAAATAGCAGGACTAAAAGTAGAAAGAATTATAAATGAACCTACAGCAGCTGCTTTAGCTTATGGATTAGACAAAAGTAATCAAAATAAAAAAATTGCTGTATATGATTTAGGAGGAGGAACTTTTGATGTTTCTATCCTAGAATTAGGAGATGGAGTTTTTGAAGTTTTATCTACTAATGGAGACACTCATTTAGGGGGAGATGATTTTGATCAAGTTATCATTAATCATTTAGCAGATGAGTTTAAATATAAAGAAGGATTAGATTTGAGAAAAGATCCTATGGCTTTACAACGTTTAAAAGAAGCGTCAGAGAAAGCTAAAATAGAACTATCTTCTTCAAATCAAACAGAAATAAATCTTCCTTATATCACAGCAACGGAATCAGGACCAAAACATTTGGTTTTAACCTTAACTCGTTCAAAATTTGAACAATTATCAGAAAAGTTAATTAGACGTTCTATTAATCCCTGTTCTAAAGCATTAAAAGATGCAAATTTAACAACTCAAAATATAGACGAAGTAATTTTAGTAGGAGGATCCACGCGTATTCCAAAAGTACAAGAAGAAGTTGAAAAATTTTTCGGAAAAAAACCATCTAAAGGAGTTAATCCAGATGAAGTTGTAGCTATTGGTGCAGCTATACAAGGAGGAGTATTGACAGGAGATGTACAAAATGTATTATTACTAGATGTGACTCCTTTATCTTTAGGTATTGAAACTTTAGGGGGGGTTTTCACTAAACTTATTGAATCTAATACAACAATACCAACTAAAAAATCAGAAGTTTTTTCTACAGCATCTGATAATCAATCAGCGGTAACTATACGTGTAGGACAAGGTGAAAGACCCATGTTCAATGATAATAAAGAAATAGGAAGGTTTGATCTAGTAGATATTCCTCCTGCACCTAGAGGTATTCCTCAAATTGAGGTAACTTTTGACATAGATGCTAATGGAATACTTAATGTTTCTGCAAAAGATAAAGGGACAGGAAAAGAACAATCGATACGTATTGAAACCTCTTCAGGTTTAAATCAAGAAGAAATAGAAAAAATGAAAAAAGAGGCAAAAGAAAATGCTCAAAAAGATGAAAAAGTCAAAAAAGAAATAGAGAAGCTAAATGCTGCAGATAATCAAATTTTCCAATCAGAAAAACAATTAAAAGATTATGGTGAAAAATTATCTGAAAACAACAAAAAAAATATAAAAGATTCTATAGAAAAATTAAAAGAAGCACATTCTAAAAAAGATTTTTCTTCCATTGATAATTACATGAAAAAACTGAATGAAGCTTGGACTAATGCTTCTAAAGAAATTTATAATACAGAAAATATAAAAAATAAAAATAATAATCAATCAAATAAAAAAGAAAACGAAGAGAAAAGTAATAAAGGAAATGAAAACGTACAAGATGTAGATTATGAAGAAGTCAAATAA
- a CDS encoding phosphatidylserine decarboxylase family protein, which yields MIHKEGISFLKHALVIIVLLLTFFFFLLSRLIYIFLSIFLIVFYFFLIFFFRNPKRNFYDIHQENYDKEVIVSPADGKILDIKQILENEFFKKNCVCISIFMSPFNVHVNRFPVSGKIIYVKHHPGKYIIAWAPKSSLHNEHTTTVIKTSRGNEVLFRQIAGFLARRIVLYAKKNSLVKKGDEFGFIKFGSRVDIFLPLNSIILVKKGEKVIGGGTKISIIP from the coding sequence GTGATTCATAAAGAAGGAATTTCATTTTTGAAACATGCATTAGTGATAATAGTATTATTATTAACTTTTTTTTTCTTTTTATTATCTAGATTAATTTATATTTTTTTATCAATTTTTTTGATTGTATTTTATTTTTTTTTAATTTTCTTTTTTAGAAATCCCAAAAGAAATTTTTATGACATTCATCAAGAAAATTATGATAAGGAAGTAATCGTTTCTCCTGCTGATGGAAAAATTCTGGATATAAAACAAATCCTTGAGAATGAATTTTTTAAAAAAAATTGCGTATGTATTTCTATTTTTATGTCTCCTTTTAATGTACATGTTAACAGATTTCCTGTTTCTGGAAAAATCATTTATGTAAAACATCATCCTGGTAAATATATCATAGCTTGGGCTCCTAAATCATCGTTACATAATGAACATACAACAACGGTTATAAAGACTTCTAGAGGAAACGAAGTCTTATTCCGACAAATAGCTGGTTTTTTAGCAAGACGCATTGTACTTTATGCTAAAAAGAATTCCTTAGTAAAAAAAGGAGATGAATTTGGATTCATAAAATTTGGATCCAGGGTTGATATTTTTTTACCATTAAATTCTATAATATTAGTAAAAAAGGGAGAAAAAGTCATTGGAGGAGGAACTAAAATTTCCATTATTCCATGA
- the rpsB gene encoding 30S ribosomal protein S2 — protein sequence MKINTEDLLKAGVHFGHIARKWNPNMRPFIFMKKGGIHIIDLSKTVLKLEEACNGLKQIAKNGKKILLVGTKAQAKEKVLHYAKTINMPCITERWLGGLLTNFTTIRKSVKKMNNIEKMKKNGTFDTLSKKERLLINRLYAKLYKNLGSISNMNHIPGGIFLVDPNKEKIALTEAQKLKIPIFAMVDTNTNPNDVQYPIPSNDDSSKSIDVILRFVSEAIQHGVSIKNEREDKNTINKKL from the coding sequence ATGAAAATCAATACTGAAGATTTATTGAAAGCTGGCGTTCATTTTGGACACATTGCACGAAAATGGAATCCGAACATGCGTCCTTTTATTTTTATGAAAAAAGGAGGAATTCATATTATAGATTTATCAAAAACAGTTTTAAAATTGGAGGAAGCTTGTAATGGTTTAAAACAAATAGCAAAAAATGGAAAAAAAATATTGTTAGTTGGAACAAAAGCTCAAGCTAAAGAAAAGGTCCTTCATTATGCAAAAACCATTAATATGCCTTGTATAACAGAAAGATGGTTAGGAGGGTTACTCACGAATTTTACAACCATTCGAAAATCTGTAAAAAAAATGAACAATATAGAAAAAATGAAAAAAAATGGAACTTTTGATACTTTATCTAAAAAAGAAAGACTGTTAATTAATCGATTATATGCAAAACTATATAAAAATTTAGGAAGCATTTCAAATATGAACCATATACCAGGTGGTATTTTTTTAGTAGATCCAAATAAAGAAAAAATAGCTTTAACTGAAGCCCAAAAGTTAAAAATACCCATTTTTGCTATGGTGGATACTAACACAAACCCTAATGATGTTCAATACCCCATCCCATCCAATGATGATTCTTCTAAGTCTATAGATGTTATTTTGAGATTTGTATCAGAAGCAATTCAACATGGAGTTTCCATTAAAAATGAACGTGAAGATAAAAACACTATAAACAAAAAATTATGA
- the rsfS gene encoding ribosome silencing factor, which yields MLLDKIIEGIQMVKGKDISVIDLKENTNFICDYFVICNGNSHNQVYAISQSIEKTTVERLQKRPWHIEGLKNKEWILVDYVSIVVHIFQEQIRFYYDIENLWKHNSIQKYN from the coding sequence TTGTTATTAGATAAGATTATAGAAGGGATTCAGATGGTTAAAGGAAAAGACATATCTGTTATAGATTTAAAAGAGAATACAAATTTTATTTGTGATTATTTTGTTATTTGTAATGGGAATTCTCATAATCAAGTATATGCTATTTCTCAATCTATAGAAAAAACAACAGTTGAAAGATTACAAAAAAGACCATGGCATATAGAAGGATTAAAAAATAAAGAATGGATTCTGGTTGATTATGTTTCTATTGTTGTTCATATTTTTCAAGAACAGATTAGATTCTATTATGACATAGAAAATCTTTGGAAACACAATTCGATTCAAAAATATAATTAA
- the ftsH gene encoding ATP-dependent zinc metalloprotease FtsH produces the protein MINKKIKSKNNFFWVYVVIFAIFLGIFFFKSSFSNPIKIDQDTFFDILSKGEVQKIIVKHREIVYVYLKKEFSSFNNPVPNIIKNQKKFIRQPLQYEFEIGDLQFFQKKFEEYKKKYNLTAIIDFKNQQEYTITKFLFDYGIFFILLIIFWVFLFRRIGSTSGGPGGQIFNIGKSKAKLFDENDNVKITFKDVAGLEGAKEEVQEIVEFLKSPQKYTKLGGKIPKGALLIGPPGTGKTLLAKAVAGEAKVPFFSLSGSDFVEMFVGVGASRVRDLFEKAKEKSPCIIFIDEIDAIGRARGKSSIAGSNDERENTLNQLLTEMDGFGTQTNVIVLAATNRSDILDKALLRPGRFDRTILVDPPELNERKEIFYVHLKRLVLSDDVDIDFLARQTPGFSGADIANVCNESALIAARKDRSKIENQDFLDAIDRIIGGLEKKNKIIKPNEKKRIAYHEAGHATISWLLEHAAPLVKVTIVPRGRSLGSAWYLPEERQLTTPEQMKDEICALLAGRSAEEIIFSNISTGALNDLERVTKQAQSMVAIFGLNERIGNVSYYDSTGQNEFSFSKPYSEKTAQIIDEEISKIITEQYQRAKNILKDNEKKLSMLANELLDKEVIFREDLKKIFGERPYPDEIGDMLSSVSNISSS, from the coding sequence ATGATAAATAAAAAAATAAAAAGTAAAAATAACTTTTTTTGGGTATATGTAGTCATATTTGCTATATTTCTAGGAATATTTTTTTTTAAATCTTCTTTTTCTAATCCCATAAAAATAGATCAGGATACTTTTTTTGATATATTATCGAAAGGAGAAGTGCAAAAAATTATAGTAAAACATAGAGAAATAGTATATGTTTATTTAAAGAAAGAATTTTCATCATTTAATAATCCTGTTCCCAACATTATTAAAAATCAAAAAAAATTCATCAGACAACCATTACAATATGAATTTGAAATAGGAGATTTACAATTTTTTCAAAAAAAATTTGAAGAATATAAAAAAAAGTATAATTTAACTGCTATTATTGATTTTAAAAATCAGCAAGAATACACCATTACTAAATTTTTATTTGATTATGGTATATTTTTTATATTATTAATTATTTTTTGGGTTTTTTTATTTAGAAGAATAGGATCTACTAGTGGAGGACCTGGGGGTCAAATATTTAATATAGGAAAATCCAAAGCGAAGTTGTTTGATGAAAATGATAATGTAAAAATAACATTTAAAGATGTTGCTGGTTTAGAAGGAGCAAAAGAGGAGGTTCAAGAAATAGTAGAATTTTTAAAAAGCCCCCAAAAATATACGAAACTGGGAGGAAAGATTCCTAAAGGGGCTCTGTTAATAGGTCCTCCTGGAACAGGAAAGACTTTATTAGCAAAAGCTGTTGCTGGAGAAGCAAAAGTCCCTTTTTTTTCTTTATCAGGATCAGATTTTGTAGAAATGTTTGTAGGTGTGGGTGCTTCTAGAGTAAGAGATTTGTTTGAAAAAGCGAAGGAAAAATCTCCATGTATCATATTTATTGATGAAATAGATGCTATAGGAAGAGCTCGTGGAAAAAGCAGTATAGCTGGATCAAATGACGAAAGAGAAAATACTTTAAATCAACTTTTAACAGAAATGGATGGATTTGGGACACAGACTAATGTGATTGTATTAGCTGCCACTAATAGATCTGATATTTTAGATAAAGCTTTACTTCGTCCTGGACGTTTTGATCGCACTATATTAGTAGATCCGCCTGAGTTAAATGAAAGAAAAGAAATATTCTATGTACATCTTAAAAGATTAGTATTATCTGATGACGTAGACATAGATTTCTTAGCAAGACAAACTCCAGGATTTAGTGGTGCTGACATTGCTAATGTTTGTAATGAATCAGCTCTTATTGCAGCAAGAAAAGATAGATCTAAGATAGAAAATCAAGATTTTCTTGATGCAATAGATCGTATTATTGGAGGTTTGGAAAAAAAGAACAAAATTATAAAACCAAATGAAAAAAAACGAATTGCTTATCATGAAGCAGGACACGCTACAATAAGTTGGTTATTGGAACATGCAGCGCCTTTAGTTAAAGTAACTATAGTTCCAAGAGGTCGATCTTTAGGATCAGCATGGTATTTACCAGAGGAAAGACAGTTAACAACTCCAGAACAAATGAAAGATGAAATATGTGCATTATTAGCAGGAAGATCAGCAGAAGAAATTATATTTAGTAATATTTCTACTGGAGCTCTAAACGATTTAGAAAGAGTGACGAAACAAGCTCAATCTATGGTAGCTATTTTTGGATTAAACGAAAGAATAGGAAATGTATCCTATTATGATTCCACGGGACAAAATGAATTTTCTTTTTCTAAACCATATAGTGAAAAAACAGCTCAGATTATAGATGAAGAAATATCTAAAATTATAACAGAACAATATCAAAGAGCTAAAAATATATTGAAAGATAATGAAAAAAAACTATCTATGTTGGCAAATGAATTATTGGATAAAGAAGTTATTTTTAGAGAAGATTTAAAAAAGATATTTGGAGAAAGACCTTATCCAGATGAAATTGGTGATATGTTAAGTTCTGTTAGTAATATCTCTTCTTCTTGA
- a CDS encoding biotin--[acetyl-CoA-carboxylase] ligase yields MKKFIWPINLITLKEINSTNQYARKFISKKHNWIVIWTMNQTQGIGMRKNLWYTEKERNLTFSIVLKPIQTLYVKKMYVMNIVISNAIHKTLSECYNKKNKEKIWIKWPNDIIINNKKVCGILIESCVFSQKIHTIIIGVGLNVDQKHFQKKWNASSLKEIFNLNFDLNYLFYKIIYFFQKEYLFFTIYGEKFIRKYYIDYLYLKNQVSIFYIFKTNSYISGIIRSVTDQGFLMVEHNNRLYFFMEKEIEFFII; encoded by the coding sequence TTGAAAAAATTTATTTGGCCTATAAATCTAATTACATTAAAAGAAATTAATTCTACAAATCAATATGCTAGAAAATTTATTTCAAAAAAACATAACTGGATAGTTATTTGGACAATGAATCAAACCCAAGGGATAGGAATGAGGAAAAATTTATGGTATACAGAAAAAGAAAGAAATTTAACTTTTAGTATTGTTCTTAAACCTATTCAAACTTTATATGTAAAAAAAATGTACGTTATGAATATTGTTATAAGTAATGCTATACATAAAACCCTGTCTGAATGTTATAATAAAAAAAATAAAGAAAAAATTTGGATAAAATGGCCTAATGATATCATTATAAATAATAAAAAAGTATGTGGTATTTTAATAGAAAGCTGCGTCTTTTCACAAAAGATTCATACAATTATTATTGGTGTAGGTTTAAATGTTGATCAAAAACACTTCCAAAAAAAATGGAACGCCTCTTCATTAAAAGAAATATTCAATCTAAATTTTGATTTAAATTATCTTTTTTATAAGATCATATATTTTTTTCAAAAAGAATATCTTTTTTTTACAATTTATGGAGAAAAATTTATACGAAAATATTATATAGATTATTTGTACTTAAAAAATCAAGTTTCTATTTTTTATATTTTCAAAACGAACAGTTATATTTCTGGCATCATACGTTCTGTAACAGATCAAGGATTTTTAATGGTTGAACACAATAATAGATTATATTTTTTTATGGAAAAAGAAATAGAATTTTTTATTATATAG
- the tsf gene encoding translation elongation factor Ts, with amino-acid sequence MKISIQVVHKLRKITGIGIMDCKKALIQSNGDIENAIHILRKKGEKIAIDRFFHHMKDGALIASVNSDHSYGTIIGISCETDFLSKSPEFLNFLSILSKQSLLFNTKIDFLRSSYNEYDSVQKMIINKMGVVGEKLEFKIFEKVDSSFVMNYTHNTNKIATLVGFSNRVNRSIAKDIAMHIAAMNPIAINEKQIPSSLMNKEIDIIKCQIQKENKSDFIKNKIIEGRIQKFILENTLMNQKFVKDSKITVGEYLGKYDKNLRINLFKRVSI; translated from the coding sequence ATGAAGATTTCTATACAGGTAGTTCATAAACTTAGAAAGATAACAGGTATTGGGATTATGGATTGCAAAAAAGCACTAATTCAATCTAATGGAGACATTGAGAATGCTATACATATTTTAAGAAAAAAAGGAGAAAAAATAGCAATCGACCGTTTTTTTCATCATATGAAAGATGGAGCACTTATTGCTTCGGTTAATTCCGATCATTCTTATGGAACAATCATAGGAATCAGTTGTGAAACTGATTTTTTATCCAAGAGTCCTGAATTTTTGAATTTTTTATCCATACTTTCAAAACAGTCATTATTATTCAATACTAAAATTGATTTTCTACGTAGTTCATATAATGAATACGACAGTGTTCAAAAAATGATAATAAACAAGATGGGAGTTGTAGGAGAAAAATTAGAGTTTAAAATTTTTGAAAAGGTAGATTCTTCGTTTGTAATGAATTATACTCACAATACTAATAAAATCGCTACATTAGTCGGTTTTTCCAATAGAGTAAATAGATCTATAGCTAAAGACATAGCAATGCACATAGCAGCTATGAATCCTATAGCTATTAATGAGAAACAAATTCCAAGTTCATTGATGAACAAAGAAATTGACATTATTAAATGTCAAATTCAAAAAGAAAATAAATCTGATTTTATAAAAAACAAAATAATTGAAGGTAGAATTCAAAAATTTATATTAGAGAATACTCTTATGAATCAAAAATTTGTAAAGGATAGCAAAATAACTGTTGGAGAATATTTGGGAAAATATGATAAAAATTTAAGAATAAATCTTTTTAAAAGAGTAAGCATTTAA
- a CDS encoding phosphatidate cytidylyltransferase, with protein MNKKKNIDFLIRFFTGLIYVVSIIFSIEKGEKIFRIVMMILSCFCLFEFLLILKTNMTLIKVTSLFFLFPILIDIFIDKQKGLKPYVIFFIPYSIVFLMIQLFYNKCSHKEKIVQVSHLIFGLIYIIMPFYLASYIYSIVHHGKQLILGIFILIWTNDSLSYLIGRKWGKRKIAISISPKKSIEGVVGGLFFCVILGIFLYKIWAKKYWFILSVTVPIFSTIGDLVESTIKRSCNVKNSGVWFPGHGGFLDRLDSFIFVIPIIAAVVTGIVYNIF; from the coding sequence ATGAATAAAAAAAAAAACATAGACTTTCTAATAAGGTTTTTTACCGGTTTGATTTATGTTGTTTCAATTATTTTTTCTATTGAAAAAGGAGAAAAAATTTTTAGAATAGTAATGATGATATTGTCTTGTTTTTGTCTATTTGAATTTTTATTAATATTAAAAACGAACATGACTTTAATAAAAGTTACTTCTTTATTTTTTTTATTTCCTATTCTTATAGACATTTTTATAGATAAACAAAAAGGATTAAAACCATATGTAATTTTTTTTATTCCCTATTCTATTGTTTTTCTTATGATTCAATTATTTTATAATAAATGTTCTCATAAAGAAAAAATCGTACAAGTTAGCCATCTAATTTTTGGTCTCATATATATTATTATGCCATTTTATTTGGCTTCTTATATATATTCTATTGTTCATCATGGAAAACAATTAATTTTAGGTATATTTATTTTAATATGGACAAATGATTCTTTATCCTATTTAATAGGAAGAAAATGGGGAAAAAGAAAAATAGCTATATCTATTTCTCCCAAGAAATCAATAGAAGGAGTAGTTGGAGGTTTATTTTTCTGTGTAATATTAGGAATTTTTTTGTATAAAATATGGGCTAAAAAGTATTGGTTTATTTTATCTGTTACTGTTCCTATTTTTTCTACTATTGGAGATCTTGTAGAATCTACTATTAAAAGATCTTGTAATGTAAAAAATTCTGGCGTTTGGTTTCCTGGACATGGGGGTTTTTTGGATAGATTAGACAGTTTTATTTTCGTGATTCCTATTATAGCTGCTGTAGTAACTGGTATTGTTTATAATATTTTTTAA
- the rplM gene encoding 50S ribosomal protein L13, which produces MDFLSLKTASIKENAVVKSWVIIDAKNQILGRLSTKIVHIIMGKHKPFFSTHVNCGDHVIVINSNQIKLTGRKWNNKKYIYHTGYPGGKKTVSIRNLFEKDSRNIIYKSVKGMLPKNRLGRLIFKNLHVYPKSEHKHKAQKPILLKFEKL; this is translated from the coding sequence ATGGATTTCTTGAGTTTAAAAACTGCTTCGATTAAGGAAAATGCTGTAGTTAAATCTTGGGTTATAATAGATGCAAAAAACCAAATTTTAGGAAGATTGTCCACTAAAATTGTTCACATTATAATGGGAAAACATAAGCCTTTTTTTTCTACACATGTTAATTGTGGAGATCATGTTATTGTGATTAATTCAAATCAAATAAAACTTACCGGAAGAAAATGGAATAATAAAAAATATATTTATCATACCGGTTATCCAGGTGGAAAAAAGACGGTTTCTATTCGAAATTTATTCGAGAAAGATTCTAGAAATATAATATATAAATCAGTAAAAGGAATGTTACCTAAAAATCGTTTAGGACGATTAATATTTAAAAATTTACACGTATATCCAAAATCTGAACATAAACATAAGGCTCAAAAACCCATTTTATTGAAATTTGAAAAATTATGA
- the rpsI gene encoding 30S ribosomal protein S9 — protein sequence MIHSIGRRKRSLARIYLKIGNGLITVNSKKLYQYFPEYLHKKILYPIEVVEKLNQFDIDVKVFGGGYSGQADAIRLAISRALCQVDIKYRSKLKSEGLLTRDPREVERKKFGQKKARKKYQFSKR from the coding sequence ATGATACATTCTATAGGAAGAAGAAAAAGGTCTCTAGCACGTATATATTTAAAAATAGGAAATGGATTAATAACGGTTAATTCTAAAAAATTATATCAATATTTTCCAGAGTATCTTCATAAAAAAATATTGTACCCTATTGAGGTAGTGGAAAAACTGAATCAATTTGATATAGATGTGAAAGTTTTTGGTGGGGGATATAGTGGTCAAGCAGATGCGATACGTCTTGCTATATCTCGTGCACTTTGTCAAGTTGATATAAAGTACAGAAGTAAATTGAAATCGGAAGGATTACTAACACGTGATCCTAGAGAAGTAGAAAGAAAAAAATTTGGTCAAAAAAAAGCTAGGAAAAAGTATCAATTTTCAAAACGTTAG
- the gpmI gene encoding 2,3-bisphosphoglycerate-independent phosphoglycerate mutase — translation MKKLMLIILDGWGLSSYRNYYSSAIEQAYTPFIDYCYKNYPSSKLRASGCDVGLPEGQMGNSEVGHINLGSGRKIIQSLEKINISIKNNSFLKKINVFFDKISISKKRIHFIGLLSDGGVHSHMDHLFYLLKIAHQKKIRDVFLHVFTDGRDSSPKKSVFYIQQLLNVTKQYVGKLSSVIGRYYSMDRDHKWERTKKAYDAMVYSKGIYTKNIISSIKKFYNNGITDEFLSPLIIVDKNGFPISRVKDGDVVFCFNFRSDRSRQITELLTGNNSIFSEMKKLDLSCYITMTCFNPKYRGIHVLFEKEYLSDTLGEVLEKEGKQQIRIAETEKYPHVTFFFSGGRETPFDREIRILCQSPKVSTYDLKPEMSAENIVKKIVPELKRKQSDFICLNFANPDMVGHTGKMKETIKACEFVDKCVKSCSEVAIQNSYTVVIVGDHGNADYMINSDGTPNTTHTTSLVPFILLDENIKKRNIFLKKEGILSDVAPTILQLMNLPIPKIMSGSSMIIKIK, via the coding sequence ATGAAAAAACTAATGTTAATTATTTTGGATGGTTGGGGGCTATCATCTTATCGTAATTATTATTCTTCTGCAATAGAACAAGCTTATACTCCATTTATTGATTATTGTTACAAAAATTATCCTTCTAGTAAGCTTAGAGCATCAGGATGTGATGTTGGATTGCCTGAAGGACAGATGGGAAACTCAGAAGTGGGTCATATTAATTTGGGATCTGGACGTAAAATTATTCAAAGTTTAGAAAAAATTAATATTTCTATAAAAAATAATTCATTTTTAAAAAAAATAAATGTTTTTTTTGATAAAATTTCTATTTCAAAAAAAAGAATTCATTTTATTGGATTATTATCTGATGGAGGCGTTCATTCACATATGGATCATCTTTTTTATTTACTTAAAATAGCTCATCAAAAAAAAATTAGAGATGTTTTTCTACATGTTTTTACAGATGGGAGAGATTCTTCTCCCAAGAAGAGTGTTTTTTATATTCAACAACTTTTAAATGTAACTAAACAATATGTTGGAAAATTATCTTCAGTTATTGGAAGATATTATTCAATGGACCGTGATCATAAATGGGAAAGAACTAAAAAAGCATATGATGCAATGGTTTACTCAAAAGGGATTTACACTAAAAATATCATTTCATCTATAAAAAAATTTTATAATAATGGAATAACGGACGAATTTTTATCTCCTTTGATTATTGTTGACAAAAATGGGTTTCCTATATCGAGAGTAAAAGATGGAGATGTTGTTTTTTGTTTTAATTTTCGTTCTGATCGTTCTAGGCAAATTACAGAACTTTTAACAGGAAACAATTCTATTTTTTCAGAAATGAAAAAATTAGATCTGTCTTGTTACATAACTATGACTTGTTTTAATCCTAAATATCGTGGAATTCATGTTCTTTTTGAAAAAGAATATTTATCAGATACTTTGGGGGAAGTTTTAGAAAAAGAAGGGAAACAACAAATACGTATAGCTGAAACAGAAAAATATCCGCATGTTACTTTTTTTTTCTCAGGAGGAAGAGAGACTCCTTTTGATCGAGAAATAAGAATTTTATGTCAATCCCCTAAAGTATCTACTTATGATTTAAAACCTGAAATGAGTGCAGAAAATATTGTAAAAAAAATTGTTCCTGAATTAAAAAGAAAACAATCAGATTTTATTTGTTTAAATTTTGCGAATCCGGATATGGTGGGACATACCGGTAAAATGAAGGAAACAATAAAAGCATGTGAATTTGTTGACAAATGTGTTAAATCTTGCTCTGAAGTAGCTATACAGAATTCTTATACGGTTGTTATAGTAGGAGATCATGGAAACGCAGACTATATGATAAATTCAGATGGGACGCCTAACACAACTCACACTACATCTTTAGTCCCTTTTATTCTTTTAGATGAAAATATAAAAAAACGAAATATTTTTTTAAAAAAAGAAGGTATTTTGTCAGATGTGGCTCCTACTATTTTACAATTAATGAATTTACCTATTCCTAAAATTATGAGTGGGAGCTCTATGATCATAAAAATAAAATAA